From Myripristis murdjan chromosome 13, fMyrMur1.1, whole genome shotgun sequence:
ctgtgagctacttcctgtctgtgtcatcaggcctcgtaggagagtctgattggtctgcagtgaaagacccaggaggaagcgcaggaacaagtccaggtgtccatttggactctgtaaggccttgtccacagcactctggaggagtttTAGTTGGGAGGCTGattgttcttctgacagcagattgactccagacttgatgaatgtcacaaagacatgaacagcagccagaaactcctgaaggctcagatggatgaagcagaaaaccttgtcctggtacagcccacgctcctctttaaagatctctGTGAACattcctgagtacactgaggctgctctgatatcaatgccacactctgccaggtctgcttcatagaagatcaggttgcctttctctagctgctcaaaagccagttttcccagagacaggatcatctccctgttCTTTGGAGTCCAGACTGAATCTCTCTCATGTTTCTCATGATATTTGACATTCTGCACTTTaaactgaaccaccaggaagtggatgtacatctcagtcagggtcttgggcaggtctcctccctcactggtcttCAACACaccctccagaactgtagcagtgatccagcagaagactgggatgtggcacatgatgtggaggctttgtGACgccttgatgtgggagatgattcttcTGGCCTGCTTCTCATCTCtaaatctcttcctgaagtattcctccttctgtgggccagtgaagcctctcacctctgtcaccatttCAACGCACTCAgaagggatctgattggccgctgcgggtcgtgtggttatccagaggcgagcagagggaagcagcttccccttgatgaggtttgtcagcagaacgtccactgaggtggactctgtaacatcagtcaggatctggttgttgttgaagtccagaggaagtcgacactcatccagaccgtcaaagatcaacacaacctggaactgctcaaacctgctgattcctgcttctttggtctcagtgaagaagtgatgaagaagttccaccaagctgaactttttccctctcagcagattcagctctctgaaagtgaatggaaatgtgaagtggacgtgctggttggctttgtgttcagcccagtccagagtgaacttctgtgttaagactgttttcccaatgccagccactccctttgtcatcactcttctgattggtcgatcgcttccaggtaaaggtttaaagatgtcttcacatctgattggtgtttctggtgtgtctggtttcctggatgctgcttcaatctgtctgacctcatgctCAGTATTgatctctccactctctccatcagtgatgtacagctctgtgtagatctggtTCAAAGGTATCGACTTTCCTGCTTTCTTGATTCCTTCAAACAAATCCTTAAACTTCTCCTTCAGGTTGAATTTGAGATTTCTCTGGCAGTCAGCAAGAATGActgaataaagaaataacatCAGATGATATCAATTAGAGGATGCTACAGAAAATCTTAATTGCATTGCCTACTTTTGTGTGACTTCCTTTCAATTTTTGCTGTTCTTGATTATATATAAATTACTcttgaaatcatgtttttgacAACATATGCATAGGtaatgtgaaataaacacaatacCCTTATGGACCTTCCTTAATAAAGCATTGCTATAGTTCATGTGCAGCACTGGAGGTCACTATGGTCCAGACCAGTTGTTCAGTGATCCTTTGTGTGGTCATTATGGTCCAGACCATTTCAGGACCATGGACGGACCATGCAAGGGACAACTGAACAACTGGTCTGGACCATAGTGACCACATAACACTAAACAGCGAGGACAATACAGTCCAAATGGTTCATATTTATaaacagtaaagtaaaatatcaaTTCTCATGTTATATATAGATTGGTAGATAGATGGCCATCTGGTATAAGCACACAAAATGCAGCATACAGTGCAACAATAAGAATATAGGCATTATTAATACTAAAGTTCATTAATAGACAGGATTATGACATTCTGACATTTTGCTCCAGCGCCCCTTATGGTGGTGACCAGTGGTCCCATGGTCAGTGGACAGACCCCTGAATTGGCTGCAACTGCTGTTGATTGCCGCTTCACTCACTGCCCCCCTCCTGTCTGGAACCTTCCTCTCATCCCTGTGCAATCAGTGTATCTCAGGCTATTAGACATTTGCCTTGCCAGACTTTCAGGCCTAACAGTGTTTCTATGT
This genomic window contains:
- the LOC115369776 gene encoding protein NLRC3-like; this translates as MATPVVLLLQVLKDLRNEELKEFKWFLQQPGILNELPAIPKSQLETENRHETLDEMVKTYSLYTVEVTKMVLTQINRNDLVEQLADCPSPEVILADCQRNLKFNLKEKFKDLFEGIKKAGKSIPLNQIYTELYITDGESGEINTEHEVRQIEAASRKPDTPETPIRCEDIFKPLPGSDRPIRRVMTKGVAGIGKTVLTQKFTLDWAEHKANQHVHFTFPFTFRELNLLRGKKFSLVELLHHFFTETKEAGISRFEQFQVVLIFDGLDECRLPLDFNNNQILTDVTESTSVDVLLTNLIKGKLLPSARLWITTRPAAANQIPSECVEMVTEVRGFTGPQKEEYFRKRFRDEKQARRIISHIKASQSLHIMCHIPVFCWITATVLEGVLKTSEGGDLPKTLTEMYIHFLVVQFKVQNVKYHEKHERDSVWTPKNREMILSLGKLAFEQLEKGNLIFYEADLAECGIDIRAASVYSGMFTEIFKEERGLYQDKVFCFIHLSLQEFLAAVHVFVTFIKSGVNLLSEEQSASQLKLLQSAVDKALQSPNGHLDLFLRFLLGLSLQTNQTLLRGLMTQTGSSSQTNQETVKFIKEKIKENESPERSINLFHCLNELNDHSLVEEIQQYLRWGRLFRKKLSPDQWSALGFILLSSEEDLEVFDLKKYSASEEALLRLLPVVKASKKSVLSGCNLSERSCAALASVLSSQSSSLRELDLSNNDLQDSGVKRLSVGLESPHCRLEALRLSGCLLTQEGCASLASALSSNPSHLRELDLSYNHPGDSGVKLLSAGLEDPTWRLEA